The genomic stretch TCGATTTCTGCCGTCGTCGTGGGGCCTTTGTGGTCATCCGCGGGTTGAGGGCGGTCTCCGACTTCGAATTTGAATTTCAGATGGCCCTGACGAACCGCCGCCTTGAGCCGAAGATCGAGACGATCTTCCTGACGCCCCGCGAGGATTGCATCTTCCTGAGTTCCCGGATCGTGAAGGAAGTGGCCCGGTTGGGAGGGGATGTTTCCCCCTTTGTCTCCGTCTCGACCCTCGCATCCCTGGAAGAAAAATTTCCTA from Verrucomicrobiota bacterium encodes the following:
- the coaD gene encoding pantetheine-phosphate adenylyltransferase, coding for MSHRRAIYPGSFDPVTNGHLDLITRSLGLFDEVIVGVADNEAKNPLFTTAERVDLIQKSVGPHEGLLVEPLNGLLVDFCRRRGAFVVIRGLRAVSDFEFEFQMALTNRRLEPKIETIFLTPREDCIFLSSRIVKEVARLGGDVSPFVSVSTLASLEEKFPKD